One window of the Armatimonadota bacterium genome contains the following:
- a CDS encoding PQQ-binding-like beta-propeller repeat protein, whose protein sequence is MKMRTRIIIYLVATAILFIVSGDPLSAAGQWPMFRHDAKRTGVGENGSLVYEKPVPIWIFPYPEKEWREPNNVIDDKDSAGRFNATPEWQRQSADAKSPDAYADDYLYAMVTNDGGEVATWTFEMADSGAPRQVKFYIYVWFPSYVSGFPHTTDAQYSVVINGETVATFSIDQTSGGNWVPLGTSPFKLKLGAGGDTLQIRLSNKTFKRERPQNTVVIADAVKIEQDTGVALSSPIASNENPIVVVPRIETRLKPSVGTQTGRCDVGVVYGVGTEADSGIPTQTDDRGWPAWQFPSDENAWIEGGFSSTPAIGKLNGQEVAFVAGADGTIYALRTDATPLTDAERCVWRGPGWFVDDSDVAFTSSSGGWVEGALHGGYQGIGYHHVMADANGDSKFEWFPEDIPEGSYAIYAWIPPSTADEPYISDARYTIKVGTKENPPVIVDQRDGGKWIRLGGQYIVQTGERISITLTSKTSLSLEEPRYVAADMIKVVPSELGSFQFSSPVVDDISDTKRLYIGSTSGRVYALQPGEPEPVWVYPPPEKSSIGAIYASPALDGTVLYVGSSDGRVYAINATTGKLLWVYPPDPAQGEQIKTLGQISSTTAVGDYVYVCTGGYSPTWGPPDDPSKQYKMSGRVIALSKSDGSLQWMYPPASQESKGAFLYSSPLIIKRPGDVDPILVVGSSDGNLYAVNAENGLGLVEQGQWESYPDLFEAIYSSPAGVIIPGSNIPMAFVGTESNRIYGIDLRNGTEKKIWSYSLYGRVTSSPALSEGRMYVTDTAGATWAFSSRSGGGAGGLEDFNRTIDPNFEPEDTSGAGENAEPEVDIFPKEIYDKLQEGTAPNDLPENLHTVALGYPRSGPLSFEWGEAIYVIAWNLRPPKDSEGKDVNEGKEFGDDGFKEKTESNCVVIFKSRGPGEESDQSQSFTMSSKGCFKSKDTGKYIHWAKYCYVLDSSSHSKPQSPGSRITVSVQERPGGNDKKAVPGDSVVPDHSKDMSDRKKYVPQILAINNPLGLVYNDTTGIGVSASVGVEAQANLFKTRRNLACTSMNGNDLIGYMPWVEGGVVSHGTSSEERIVNVCDRSLLFRINQRIDKFRVERQDLAWTGGPDRVVNPLPWDTLPPYVGINSSLDYPDIRSRNLSCVMASTREDPTQGTVSLWPSLPIQNSSDEWAVGVNPVLIQYTIPRFQPANVPNGVSPTALEWRNSGYTGKVYFYVDSNRDGRLNKPAELGQSVLIQRQVSGARAEAYREVEAQVHVPVDQRVEVVEKTIDIGKVPQGFGFTVNPNTGLPMTFLENLGDCLLSWNGPKRGFGEWFKPFTVYNLGNVNLMNIRLARKVEPPGSRLYSLDLYSDTVQDPVTGGSGNVLPADCVVSSLDPRFQSSPGFTPLPNLPPLTRTFHKARVGESPTVLRIPDVPDRWLALRPGLTPTLPVLSVAVPIGQPVGTYSQKFTLYHDWPQAEEIYRVGESLGNPIIEVKVTVTEARLTDGTTPGTLPQIDAGASINTGDMSPAAYIDPQSGNLHIFWSSSRYGGDTGGSSSTPVASDPWYLYQSTLPWLGDRWGFAAPAAGQWWSPTSANAAFPNPSGVADFFPQPPEGASGSLLPGSVRFSNPSVAVDKMSGRAWLFFGGQAYKDQTAIAGVDRKVAEHRVFYTELVGGSPSSTIYTTTHDWTMPKYGIRGLATRIGSDPSNSKLWLWSFWYGGNNNKWRLYFNANPNPDGPNAESNWSNDAQLSVPRGLTSVAEPVPLFRPTAGRTTNVIDVVYSGFSAFHKNSDIYLSRYKVPQRVNRDGSLNMDIVTLPEIRDEELTRDAKTSIWYSRHVDWDASKPSLDSDDPPSTATSFTVQVVDPVEGKLKLNVGKYIQDSQTHALIFDYSDNSDPLQVKLKGLYRAVIINPEEGTVKFLRTPEAGARILATYKPKGYRLTTDDVSDVSPFVLLDSDPNPRYRPGPGNPFVLPKADYPEDIGPPVDRLWLFWRRPAPGGKGTGLYYKAFRNSVKLNRQVAVTPEGVADVESVTVVGAYPPLETPVETDWVKNRLYFTSIEEGKRVEVRYKPAGSSEYITEQHTVTFQEEPDAKGNAFGYLTDQIVNEGQIYAIKNTYSNALSSEIWVFWTSTRSGNTDLYFETICPRFYGAKY, encoded by the coding sequence ATGAAAATGAGAACAAGGATTATTATATATTTAGTTGCCACCGCAATTTTATTCATAGTTTCTGGCGATCCTCTATCTGCCGCTGGACAGTGGCCGATGTTTCGCCATGATGCCAAGCGAACAGGTGTGGGAGAGAATGGCTCTCTGGTATATGAGAAGCCTGTTCCAATTTGGATATTTCCCTATCCCGAAAAGGAATGGCGGGAACCAAACAATGTGATTGATGATAAGGATTCAGCTGGCAGATTTAATGCGACCCCTGAATGGCAGCGGCAATCGGCAGATGCGAAATCGCCGGATGCTTATGCGGATGACTACCTATACGCTATGGTGACGAATGACGGTGGAGAAGTCGCTACATGGACATTCGAAATGGCAGATTCTGGGGCTCCACGCCAAGTAAAGTTCTATATCTATGTGTGGTTCCCCTCATACGTCTCCGGTTTTCCTCATACAACGGATGCTCAATATTCAGTTGTTATAAATGGTGAAACCGTCGCCACATTTTCTATTGACCAGACTTCTGGTGGCAATTGGGTTCCGCTAGGAACGTCGCCATTCAAGCTGAAACTAGGTGCGGGCGGCGATACGCTCCAAATTAGGTTATCCAATAAAACATTCAAGCGAGAAAGGCCGCAAAATACGGTTGTAATTGCCGATGCGGTTAAGATTGAACAGGACACGGGAGTGGCGCTTTCTTCTCCGATTGCCAGCAACGAAAACCCAATCGTAGTTGTGCCGCGCATTGAAACTCGTCTAAAGCCTTCGGTTGGTACACAAACGGGGCGGTGCGATGTCGGCGTTGTATATGGCGTTGGTACCGAAGCAGATTCAGGTATTCCAACTCAAACAGACGACCGTGGATGGCCCGCATGGCAGTTTCCAAGTGATGAAAATGCGTGGATTGAAGGTGGTTTCTCAAGCACGCCTGCTATTGGAAAGCTGAATGGCCAAGAAGTTGCCTTTGTAGCAGGAGCAGATGGCACTATTTATGCTTTGAGAACAGATGCCACGCCGCTTACTGATGCTGAGAGGTGTGTATGGCGAGGGCCAGGATGGTTTGTTGACGATAGCGACGTAGCGTTCACCTCAAGTAGCGGCGGTTGGGTTGAGGGAGCTCTCCATGGCGGCTATCAAGGCATTGGTTACCACCATGTCATGGCGGACGCAAATGGCGATAGCAAATTTGAATGGTTCCCAGAGGATATTCCAGAGGGTTCGTATGCTATTTATGCTTGGATACCACCGTCAACTGCAGACGAGCCATATATTTCCGATGCTAGATATACTATAAAGGTCGGCACGAAAGAAAATCCGCCTGTAATAGTTGACCAGCGCGACGGTGGAAAGTGGATAAGGCTAGGCGGTCAATATATTGTGCAGACGGGCGAGCGGATTTCAATAACACTTACCAGCAAAACTAGCCTATCGCTTGAGGAACCTAGATATGTCGCAGCCGACATGATTAAAGTAGTTCCTTCGGAATTAGGAAGCTTCCAATTCTCGTCTCCTGTTGTTGATGACATTAGCGACACAAAAAGGCTGTATATTGGTAGCACTAGCGGCCGTGTGTATGCGCTGCAACCAGGCGAACCAGAACCAGTTTGGGTGTATCCACCACCTGAAAAAAGTTCAATCGGAGCCATATACGCCTCGCCAGCGTTAGACGGAACCGTTCTCTATGTGGGCTCTAGCGATGGGCGTGTGTATGCTATCAACGCAACAACCGGCAAGCTTCTTTGGGTGTATCCGCCTGACCCGGCTCAAGGCGAGCAAATAAAGACTCTTGGTCAAATATCAAGCACAACCGCTGTTGGTGATTATGTTTATGTGTGCACTGGCGGTTATAGTCCGACATGGGGTCCTCCTGATGACCCCTCCAAGCAATATAAGATGTCAGGTAGAGTAATTGCGCTTAGCAAGTCTGATGGCAGCTTGCAGTGGATGTATCCGCCAGCCAGTCAAGAGAGTAAGGGTGCATTTCTCTATTCGTCGCCGCTTATTATCAAGCGGCCAGGAGACGTGGACCCTATTTTGGTGGTTGGATCGTCGGATGGAAATCTTTATGCTGTCAACGCCGAGAATGGACTGGGACTTGTGGAGCAAGGCCAGTGGGAGAGCTATCCCGACTTATTTGAAGCTATTTACTCAAGCCCAGCAGGCGTGATTATTCCTGGATCGAATATTCCGATGGCGTTTGTGGGAACCGAAAGCAATCGGATTTATGGGATTGACCTAAGAAATGGTACTGAAAAGAAAATTTGGTCATACTCACTTTATGGTCGGGTTACATCATCGCCAGCATTAAGCGAGGGCAGGATGTATGTAACCGATACCGCCGGTGCAACTTGGGCATTCTCAAGCAGAAGTGGCGGTGGTGCTGGTGGGCTGGAGGATTTCAACAGGACGATTGACCCGAACTTCGAACCCGAAGATACTAGCGGGGCCGGGGAGAATGCCGAGCCAGAAGTAGATATCTTTCCAAAAGAGATTTATGACAAACTCCAGGAGGGCACCGCACCAAACGACTTGCCTGAAAACTTGCATACAGTTGCCCTAGGTTATCCAAGGAGTGGACCACTGTCATTTGAATGGGGTGAGGCAATCTATGTGATAGCTTGGAACCTCCGACCACCGAAGGATTCCGAGGGTAAAGATGTCAATGAAGGCAAGGAATTTGGCGATGATGGCTTCAAGGAAAAGACCGAAAGCAACTGTGTGGTTATTTTCAAGAGCAGGGGGCCTGGGGAGGAAAGCGATCAGTCGCAATCATTTACTATGTCCTCAAAAGGATGCTTTAAAAGCAAAGATACCGGCAAATACATACATTGGGCTAAGTACTGCTATGTATTGGACAGTTCTTCCCACAGCAAGCCACAGTCGCCAGGCAGCCGAATAACAGTATCCGTTCAGGAAAGACCTGGTGGAAATGACAAGAAAGCCGTTCCAGGCGATTCCGTGGTGCCGGACCATAGCAAGGACATGAGTGATAGAAAGAAATACGTGCCGCAGATTTTGGCAATCAATAACCCCCTAGGGCTTGTGTACAATGACACCACAGGCATAGGTGTCTCGGCAAGCGTGGGTGTAGAGGCACAGGCAAATTTGTTCAAGACAAGGAGAAACCTAGCCTGTACCTCAATGAATGGCAATGACCTTATTGGCTATATGCCTTGGGTTGAAGGCGGTGTCGTAAGCCATGGCACGAGTTCTGAGGAAAGAATCGTTAATGTTTGCGATAGAAGCCTGCTTTTCAGAATAAACCAAAGAATAGACAAGTTCAGAGTTGAACGCCAGGACCTCGCCTGGACGGGAGGACCAGATAGGGTAGTAAATCCTTTGCCGTGGGATACACTGCCGCCTTATGTTGGCATAAACTCAAGCCTAGATTATCCTGATATCCGCTCACGCAATCTTTCTTGCGTAATGGCAAGCACGCGTGAAGATCCTACGCAGGGAACCGTGAGCCTCTGGCCATCATTGCCTATCCAAAACAGTTCAGATGAATGGGCTGTGGGGGTCAATCCGGTATTGATACAATACACCATTCCACGATTCCAGCCGGCGAACGTACCAAATGGTGTTTCGCCTACTGCTTTGGAGTGGCGGAATTCAGGTTACACTGGAAAAGTCTACTTCTATGTTGATTCGAACAGGGATGGCAGACTAAATAAGCCTGCTGAACTGGGTCAATCGGTACTAATTCAGCGACAAGTTAGTGGAGCAAGGGCTGAGGCATACCGCGAAGTTGAAGCACAAGTGCATGTTCCTGTGGACCAGCGCGTTGAAGTTGTAGAAAAGACCATTGACATTGGCAAGGTGCCGCAGGGATTCGGATTTACCGTGAATCCAAATACTGGCCTGCCGATGACATTCCTTGAGAATCTTGGTGATTGTTTGTTGAGTTGGAATGGGCCAAAGCGTGGCTTCGGCGAATGGTTCAAACCTTTTACTGTATATAATCTTGGCAATGTCAATTTGATGAACATTCGCTTGGCTCGCAAGGTAGAGCCACCTGGCAGTCGTCTGTATTCGCTTGATTTATATAGCGATACAGTCCAAGACCCAGTTACGGGAGGGTCAGGAAATGTGCTGCCGGCGGATTGTGTGGTTTCTTCGCTAGACCCAAGGTTCCAGTCAAGTCCAGGGTTTACACCTTTGCCTAATTTGCCTCCGTTAACCAGAACCTTCCACAAAGCGAGGGTAGGCGAGTCACCAACAGTGCTGAGGATTCCCGATGTTCCTGATCGTTGGCTTGCATTACGACCGGGGTTGACTCCAACGCTGCCGGTACTTAGTGTGGCGGTTCCCATTGGCCAGCCAGTCGGCACATATTCGCAAAAGTTTACTTTATATCATGACTGGCCGCAAGCAGAAGAAATCTACAGAGTGGGAGAGTCACTTGGTAATCCGATAATTGAGGTAAAAGTGACGGTTACCGAGGCTAGGCTAACGGATGGTACAACTCCTGGAACGCTTCCGCAAATAGACGCGGGTGCCTCAATAAACACGGGTGATATGTCTCCCGCAGCATATATAGATCCGCAAAGCGGCAACCTGCATATATTTTGGTCTAGCAGTAGATATGGTGGGGATACTGGAGGTTCTTCTTCTACGCCAGTTGCTTCCGACCCATGGTATTTATACCAATCTACACTGCCATGGCTAGGAGATAGATGGGGCTTTGCAGCGCCAGCAGCTGGGCAGTGGTGGTCACCAACAAGCGCAAATGCAGCTTTCCCAAATCCCAGCGGTGTTGCTGATTTCTTCCCACAGCCACCTGAAGGTGCTAGCGGCAGTCTTTTGCCGGGAAGCGTGAGGTTTAGCAATCCGTCTGTTGCCGTTGACAAAATGAGCGGCAGGGCTTGGCTCTTTTTTGGAGGACAGGCTTATAAAGATCAAACAGCTATTGCTGGTGTAGACCGAAAGGTTGCTGAACATAGGGTGTTCTATACCGAGCTGGTAGGTGGAAGTCCGAGTTCAACAATTTATACCACAACGCACGACTGGACAATGCCTAAGTACGGTATTAGAGGGCTAGCAACTAGAATTGGCAGCGACCCGTCAAATTCAAAACTATGGCTCTGGTCGTTCTGGTATGGTGGAAATAACAACAAATGGCGATTATATTTCAACGCAAACCCAAACCCCGATGGTCCCAATGCTGAGAGCAATTGGTCTAATGATGCCCAGCTCTCGGTGCCTCGCGGGCTTACATCTGTAGCTGAGCCAGTTCCCTTGTTTAGGCCTACTGCTGGTCGAACGACAAACGTCATAGATGTTGTTTATTCGGGGTTCTCGGCATTCCACAAAAATTCGGACATTTACTTGAGCCGATATAAAGTTCCGCAGAGAGTTAATCGAGACGGAAGTTTGAACATGGATATTGTAACCTTGCCTGAGATTAGGGACGAAGAATTGACCCGAGACGCAAAGACCTCGATTTGGTACTCAAGGCATGTGGACTGGGATGCGAGCAAACCTAGCTTGGACTCTGATGATCCTCCAAGTACCGCTACGAGCTTTACCGTGCAGGTAGTTGACCCTGTAGAAGGCAAACTGAAGCTAAACGTAGGTAAGTATATCCAGGACTCACAAACGCACGCTTTGATATTCGATTATTCGGATAACTCTGATCCTTTACAAGTAAAGCTGAAAGGATTATATCGTGCTGTAATAATCAATCCAGAAGAAGGCACAGTTAAATTCCTGCGCACTCCGGAGGCCGGAGCTAGAATTTTAGCCACCTATAAGCCTAAGGGTTATAGGCTAACGACCGATGATGTTTCGGATGTTTCGCCATTTGTTCTTCTGGATAGCGATCCGAACCCTCGCTATCGCCCCGGGCCAGGAAATCCGTTCGTTCTGCCAAAAGCTGATTATCCTGAAGATATCGGTCCGCCAGTGGACCGCCTATGGCTATTCTGGAGGCGTCCGGCTCCTGGTGGCAAAGGAACAGGTTTGTATTACAAGGCTTTCAGGAACAGCGTTAAGTTGAATAGGCAGGTTGCTGTAACTCCAGAGGGCGTCGCCGATGTTGAATCGGTGACCGTGGTAGGCGCATACCCGCCGCTCGAGACTCCTGTAGAAACCGATTGGGTAAAGAACCGTCTCTACTTTACTTCTATTGAAGAAGGCAAGAGAGTTGAAGTCAGATACAAACCTGCCGGGTCGTCGGAATATATTACGGAGCAGCATACAGTAACATTCCAAGAGGAACCTGACGCAAAAGGGAACGCCTTCGGTTACCTAACAGACCAAATAGTAAACGAAGGACAGATTTATGCGATAAAGAATACCTATTCAAACGCATTGTCGAGCGAAATCTGGGTTTTCTGGACGAGCACTCGTTCAGGGAATACCGACCTATATTTCGAGACTATTTGTCCACGATTCTATGGAGCTAAGTACTAA
- the pilM gene encoding type IV pilus assembly protein PilM, translating into MGKRSSGAPTVGIDIGSSLIKVVEARPGKSGIQITALGISPTPPGTIENDIVIDPQTLGQAIRRLLSESGIKCKRCVSSVSGQSSVIVRIIEVPKMTRQELAETMKWEIERHVPFSASEVVMDFQPIERPEAPPDDQNMEVLLAVAQQEVVNTHVEAIFAAGLEPVAIDVEPLAVCRSLVDLSRNGEAAGAVAIINMGAETTEMAVFQDGILAFPRTIPIAGDAITRALSDTLNIPLEEAERIKRQRAKVMMDRIEIHATGAEAGGFGITGMGGTNATVDIGAPTAEEEDLSTLGFIPGLGYGPSEPETQQPAQQTGTVPDFDVDFGEPAAPKPPSMAFDLSEEEPGSSTPAGQNFDFSADLQSGTGMAQPTEPESSMPVPAGEQSLQVSEDAISDEMIFDAIAPVLVDLAAEIRRSLEYYVSRFQKQPEKILLCGGTAKLQDIDKFLENELAIPVIVANPLRNVAFFPKGMSEDYLEEVSAVLPVSVGLAIRDLIGE; encoded by the coding sequence ATGGGAAAGCGGTCTAGTGGTGCTCCCACCGTTGGGATTGATATTGGTTCTAGCTTGATAAAGGTGGTGGAGGCAAGGCCTGGAAAAAGTGGTATACAAATAACCGCCCTAGGGATAAGCCCAACTCCACCTGGGACAATAGAAAACGACATTGTTATAGATCCTCAGACGCTTGGGCAGGCAATTCGGCGCTTGCTATCGGAAAGCGGCATAAAATGCAAGCGATGTGTGTCATCTGTTTCAGGTCAGTCCTCTGTAATCGTTAGAATTATTGAAGTGCCAAAGATGACAAGGCAAGAGCTGGCTGAGACAATGAAGTGGGAAATAGAGCGCCATGTTCCTTTTTCAGCCAGCGAGGTAGTTATGGACTTTCAGCCTATTGAAAGACCCGAAGCGCCTCCTGACGACCAGAACATGGAAGTCTTGCTTGCGGTTGCCCAACAGGAAGTCGTGAATACCCATGTGGAAGCCATTTTTGCAGCCGGACTTGAACCTGTTGCCATAGATGTTGAGCCTCTTGCTGTATGTAGGTCGTTGGTGGACCTTTCCAGAAATGGAGAGGCTGCCGGTGCAGTAGCTATTATCAATATGGGCGCAGAAACCACGGAGATGGCCGTTTTCCAAGATGGTATCCTTGCATTCCCAAGAACAATTCCGATTGCAGGCGATGCTATTACCAGGGCACTTAGCGATACGTTGAATATACCACTGGAAGAGGCTGAACGTATAAAGCGGCAGCGTGCCAAAGTAATGATGGATAGAATAGAAATCCATGCTACCGGCGCCGAAGCAGGGGGATTTGGCATTACTGGCATGGGAGGTACCAACGCTACCGTTGACATAGGCGCTCCAACCGCTGAGGAAGAAGATTTAAGCACATTAGGATTCATTCCTGGATTGGGATATGGCCCATCGGAGCCGGAAACTCAACAACCTGCTCAGCAAACAGGAACGGTTCCAGATTTCGACGTTGATTTCGGGGAGCCGGCAGCGCCAAAACCGCCGTCTATGGCATTTGACCTGTCGGAAGAGGAGCCTGGGTCATCTACGCCCGCCGGGCAGAATTTCGATTTCTCTGCGGATCTACAGTCCGGGACTGGAATGGCTCAACCGACTGAACCTGAGTCATCCATGCCTGTTCCTGCCGGCGAACAAAGCTTACAAGTATCAGAGGACGCAATCTCTGACGAAATGATTTTTGACGCAATAGCGCCGGTACTCGTAGATCTAGCGGCGGAAATCAGACGGTCGTTGGAGTACTACGTTAGCCGCTTCCAAAAACAACCTGAAAAGATTTTGCTATGTGGCGGAACTGCAAAGCTGCAAGATATTGATAAATTTCTCGAAAATGAACTTGCAATTCCAGTAATCGTAGCCAATCCTCTCAGGAATGTTGCGTTCTTTCCCAAAGGTATGTCTGAAGATTACCTAGAGGAAGTGTCAGCAGTTCTTCCAGTAAGCGTTGGTCTTGCAATTAGGGATTTGATAGGAGAATAG